In a genomic window of Prochlorococcus marinus subsp. marinus str. CCMP1375:
- a CDS encoding SWIM zinc finger family protein, which yields MPTYQGLYTKSVARSTSQNSDITFGTDVAQSPVFLSADIMPSHSFARLMLALGQVVKMQDNLIERDHSAYQKWVKGEYIKELPQYQLDAAKKLPSLLTKKENLEKEKIEIKKIINKFHSAKSVSKETKAFWKWLYNHNREAWIILDPIVSVQSDATFFEAFSKDESTYARVLLPHHVTRTKSKPLLGTTNIDFSIPLEKELARTRAYRPLHLTVGSDSVGIDTGISSTVEKKIDLPESWVKGLVEVQASLSLAPIQINLSSSALADVIARLDSEREKHGPRSLIFDLVAGEPPQIIVEPWNDVFTVSDIPYEGTENKKIKVWGRRRLRVIKDLLPLKPKVNVRLIDSGMPSFWSLEIDEITLTIGLSGWTSQDWAGRARFSAIVPASDAPIETISKAADLLKAQGSLSVDDLSNSLNSSPIESRRILQRLCLAGSAMFDPDPGIYRWRQLFPNLNLKSTNETGTEERKGIQIFKENAIEIMSDEIATDSRSINGKVNYNGKINHPSLKTDSDNRVKLAQCDCSYFRYNKLKFGPCRHIVALSLMGGT from the coding sequence ATGCCTACTTATCAAGGTCTCTACACTAAATCAGTAGCTAGATCTACATCCCAAAATAGTGATATCACGTTTGGGACAGATGTTGCACAATCACCTGTTTTTCTAAGCGCAGATATTATGCCTAGCCATTCATTTGCTCGTTTAATGCTGGCATTAGGACAAGTAGTAAAAATGCAAGATAATCTAATTGAACGCGATCATTCAGCTTATCAAAAATGGGTCAAAGGAGAATACATAAAAGAACTTCCACAATATCAACTAGACGCAGCAAAAAAACTTCCGAGTTTATTGACCAAAAAAGAAAACTTAGAGAAAGAAAAAATTGAAATAAAAAAGATAATCAACAAATTTCATAGTGCTAAAAGTGTTTCCAAGGAAACTAAAGCTTTTTGGAAGTGGCTTTACAATCACAATCGAGAGGCATGGATAATTCTTGATCCCATAGTCAGCGTTCAATCTGATGCGACTTTTTTTGAAGCATTTTCTAAAGACGAGTCAACATATGCAAGAGTACTTTTACCCCATCACGTCACACGAACTAAAAGCAAACCATTGCTTGGAACTACGAATATTGACTTTAGTATTCCTTTAGAAAAAGAACTCGCACGTACAAGAGCATATAGACCACTACATCTAACTGTTGGTTCCGATTCTGTTGGTATTGATACTGGCATTTCCTCAACAGTCGAAAAGAAAATAGACTTACCGGAATCTTGGGTCAAAGGTTTAGTTGAAGTACAAGCATCTCTATCTCTAGCACCAATCCAAATTAATCTCTCATCTTCAGCTCTCGCAGATGTTATAGCAAGATTGGATTCAGAACGAGAAAAGCATGGGCCAAGATCCTTGATCTTTGATCTCGTTGCTGGCGAACCACCTCAAATCATAGTAGAACCATGGAATGATGTTTTTACGGTTTCAGATATCCCATATGAGGGTACAGAAAACAAAAAAATAAAAGTTTGGGGGAGAAGAAGACTTAGAGTTATAAAAGATTTATTGCCATTGAAACCTAAAGTAAATGTCAGACTAATTGACTCAGGGATGCCTTCATTTTGGAGTTTAGAAATAGATGAAATAACATTAACAATTGGTCTTTCTGGATGGACATCACAAGACTGGGCTGGGCGAGCACGTTTTTCCGCTATCGTCCCTGCATCTGATGCTCCAATTGAAACGATTTCAAAAGCGGCAGATCTTTTAAAGGCTCAGGGATCTTTATCGGTAGATGATCTATCTAATTCATTGAATTCCAGTCCAATTGAGTCAAGACGTATTTTACAGCGCTTATGCTTAGCTGGCTCTGCGATGTTCGACCCTGATCCAGGGATTTATCGCTGGAGGCAACTATTTCCTAATCTCAACCTCAAATCAACTAATGAAACTGGAACCGAAGAAAGAAAAGGCATTCAAATATTTAAAGAGAATGCTATTGAAATCATGTCTGATGAAATCGCGACAGACAGTAGAAGTATTAATGGCAAAGTAAACTATAATGGCAAAATCAATCACCCATCCCTCAAAACTGACTCAGATAATAGAGTTAAACTTGCCCAATGCGATTGTTCTTATTTTCGATACAACAAGCTTAAATTTGGACCTTGTAGACATATTGTCGCACTTAGCTTGATGGGGGGTACATAA
- a CDS encoding translation initiation factor IF-2 N-terminal domain-containing protein has product MGKSLRVLELSERIQKNAEDIIAICVLLDIPANSRISCLTDENAQKIIDYYKENP; this is encoded by the coding sequence ATGGGGAAATCACTAAGGGTTCTAGAACTGTCCGAGCGGATACAAAAAAACGCAGAAGACATCATTGCCATCTGCGTTTTATTAGATATTCCAGCTAACTCAAGGATTAGCTGTTTGACCGACGAGAATGCTCAGAAGATCATTGATTACTACAAAGAGAATCCTTAA